One genomic region from Sander lucioperca isolate FBNREF2018 chromosome 3, SLUC_FBN_1.2, whole genome shotgun sequence encodes:
- the LOC116062381 gene encoding chymotrypsin A-like yields the protein MAFLWILSCLAFAGVAYGCGTPAIPPVITGYSRIVNGEEAVPHSWPWQVSLQDYTGFHFCGGSLVNENWVVTAAHCNVKTSHRVILGEHDRSSNAENIQVMKVAQVFKHPRYNGFTINNDILLVKLASPAQMNMRVSPVCVAETGDNFPGGMKCVTSGWGLTRYNAPDTPALLQQAALPLLTNEQCRNYWGNKITNLMICAGASGASSCMGDSGGPLVCQKAGAWTLVGIVSWGSGTCTPTIPGVYARVTELRAWMDQTIAAN from the exons ATGGCCTTCCTTTGGATCCTCTCTTGCCTCGCCTTCGCTGGCGTCGCCTACG GTTGCGGCACTCCCGCCATCCCTCCCGTCATCACCGGATACTCTCGTATCGTCAACGGTGAGGAGGCCGTGCCCCACTCCTGGCCCTGGCAGGTGTCCctgcag GACTACACCGGCTTCCACTTCTGCGGCGGCTCTCTGGTCAACGAGAACTGGGTGGTGACGGCTGCTCACTGCAACGTCAA GACGTCCCACCGCGTGATCCTCGGAGAGCACGACCGCTCCTCCAACGCCGAGAACATCCAGGTCATGAAGGTCGCCCAG GTGTTCAAGCACCCCCGCTACAACGGCTTCACCATCAACAACGACATCCTGCTGGTGAAGCTGGCCAGCCCCGCCCAGATGAACATGCGTGTTTCCCCCGTGTGCGTGGCCGAGACCGGAGACAACTTCCCCGGAGGCATGAAGTGCGTGACCAGCGGCTGGGGCCTGACCCGCTACAACG ccCCCGACACCCCTGCCCTTCTGCAGCAGGCTGCCCTCCCCCTGCTGACCAATGAGCAGTGCCGCAATTACTGGGGCAACAAGATCACCAATCTGATGATCTGCGCTGGGGCGTCCGGAGCTTCTTCCTGCATG GGCGACTCCGGCGGTCCTCTGGTCTGCCAGAAGGCCGGCGCCTGGACTCTGGTCGGCATCGTGTCCTGGGGCAGCGGTACCTGCACTCCCACAATTCCCGGTGTGTACGCCCGCGTCACCGAGCTCCGCGCCTGGATGGACCAGACCATCGCCGCCAACTGA